In one Fibrobacter sp. UWR3 genomic region, the following are encoded:
- a CDS encoding ABC transporter permease, with translation MPLLLRPIAWIGRVIVDGISSIGEVLCILLLTLKQMPHVFKNPDLVVKQMVSIGVSSLPLLFVTSIFTGMVATVCAEFEFQNLVADKFVGTAACKMVLIELGPLLTAIVLSGRVGSAVAAELGSMKEKEELAAYTVLGLEPYRYLALPRFVAFMTMIPCLTAISNALALIGGWIVCVLGLDITTYTYTTGMQYLFDSMDLWSGMIKSLVFGVIIFVLGYYHGINAQAGARGVGLATMNVVVSSCLMILISDFILDAIMFF, from the coding sequence ATGCCCTTGCTGCTCAGGCCCATTGCGTGGATAGGTCGCGTCATCGTGGACGGCATCTCGAGCATTGGCGAGGTGCTGTGCATATTGCTGTTGACGCTCAAGCAGATGCCTCACGTGTTCAAGAACCCCGACCTTGTCGTGAAGCAGATGGTTTCCATCGGCGTGTCTAGCCTTCCGCTTTTGTTTGTGACGTCCATCTTTACCGGCATGGTGGCGACCGTTTGCGCCGAGTTCGAGTTCCAGAACCTGGTGGCCGACAAGTTTGTGGGTACTGCCGCCTGCAAGATGGTGCTTATCGAACTTGGACCCCTGCTAACTGCTATCGTGCTTTCGGGCCGCGTGGGCAGTGCCGTTGCCGCGGAACTTGGCAGCATGAAGGAGAAGGAGGAACTCGCGGCCTACACGGTGCTCGGTCTTGAGCCCTACCGCTACCTCGCCCTCCCGCGCTTTGTCGCCTTCATGACGATGATTCCTTGCCTTACCGCGATTTCGAATGCTCTCGCGCTTATCGGTGGCTGGATCGTGTGCGTGCTTGGCCTAGATATTACTACGTACACTTACACTACCGGCATGCAGTACCTGTTCGATTCCATGGACCTCTGGTCGGGCATGATAAAGTCGCTCGTGTTCGGCGTGATTATTTTTGTGCTGGGCTACTACCACGGGATTAACGCCCAGGCCGGCGCCCGCGGTGTGGGGCTTGCGACCATGAACGTCGTGGTCTCGAGCTGCCTCATGATTCTGATTTCTGACTTCATTCTCGATGCCATCATGTTCTTCTAG
- a CDS encoding ABC transporter ATP-binding protein, with translation MPNVKIDPNDIAIRLKGLKKSFGPQTVLEDVNLDIRRGETMVIIGKSGGGKSVILKHMIGLLQPDGGEVSVDGVTISTPKFFDTHTIRRKMGMLFQMGALFDSMNTGENIAFALREHHPELSEKQIQDVVTEKLQMINLVPEFRTKMPSELSGGMRKRVALARAIALNPEILLYDEPTTGLDPITSDVINDLILDMQSKLGVTSVVVTHDMVSAFKVADRIAMLLNGRIIEVGTVDEIKNTSNPYVHQFITGQRKISVDEEQ, from the coding sequence ATGCCAAACGTAAAGATTGACCCGAACGACATTGCCATCAGGCTCAAGGGACTCAAGAAATCCTTCGGCCCGCAGACCGTTCTCGAGGACGTGAACCTCGATATCCGGCGCGGCGAGACGATGGTCATCATCGGAAAGTCCGGTGGTGGAAAGTCGGTTATTCTTAAGCACATGATTGGCCTCTTGCAGCCCGATGGAGGCGAGGTGTCCGTCGACGGTGTGACCATCAGTACCCCGAAGTTCTTCGACACGCATACGATTCGCCGCAAGATGGGCATGCTCTTCCAGATGGGCGCGCTCTTCGATTCCATGAACACCGGCGAGAACATTGCGTTCGCGTTGCGCGAGCACCATCCGGAACTTTCCGAGAAGCAAATCCAGGACGTGGTGACCGAGAAGCTCCAGATGATCAACCTCGTGCCCGAGTTCCGCACCAAGATGCCGAGTGAACTTTCGGGCGGTATGCGCAAGCGCGTGGCGCTTGCCCGCGCGATTGCCTTGAACCCGGAAATTCTCCTGTACGACGAACCGACGACCGGCCTTGACCCCATCACGAGCGACGTGATTAACGACCTCATCCTCGACATGCAGAGCAAGCTCGGCGTGACCTCGGTGGTGGTGACCCACGACATGGTGAGCGCCTTCAAGGTGGCCGACCGCATCGCGATGCTCCTGAACGGGCGCATTATCGAGGTGGGAACGGTGGACGAAATCAAGAACACGAGCAACCCCTATGTGCACCAGTTTATTACCGGCCAGCGCAAGATTTCGGTGGACGAGGAGCAGTAG
- the dnaB gene encoding replicative DNA helicase yields the protein MPEFAKENNTYEGRQVPMDTDAERYLLGGILRDPNTISPAIEMIAEDDFFYLERHQLIWRAMKNLYSRGTAIDMLTLPAELESMGKLREAGNREYIFDLMESVASAANVEWNLEHLRNKHVLRKLIKMSSETIKQAMDATSSPDEVLQSAERSVFAIAEKQVKNTLRPIEKFMSPLLERLTTRRDGMTGVPTGLKDLDELTNGLQNSDLIILAARPGVGKTSFALTIAANAAIDYGKHVAFFSLEMDGVQLAQRLLCSRSGVDQSKLRNNKLNSDEMNQLVAHVGPINQAPLFVDDNADLGIMELMSKARDLKRKGELDMLIIDYLQLMKTGNEENRAVAIGAISRGLKILAKELQIPVIALAQLSRKVEEKGRDRPQLSDLRESGSIEQDADMVWFVERPYVRTHKEEEKNKAELIVAKHRNGSVRDIPLTFIPECTTFKDGFDDSGMVGGEEQDYSYGDDASFSGPSDFGGY from the coding sequence ATGCCAGAATTTGCAAAGGAAAATAATACTTACGAAGGTCGCCAGGTCCCGATGGATACCGATGCCGAGCGTTACTTGCTTGGTGGCATTCTCCGCGACCCGAATACGATTTCGCCCGCCATCGAGATGATTGCGGAAGACGACTTCTTTTACCTGGAACGCCACCAGTTGATTTGGCGTGCCATGAAGAACCTTTATAGTCGCGGTACGGCTATCGACATGCTCACGCTCCCGGCCGAACTCGAATCGATGGGCAAGCTCCGCGAGGCGGGTAACCGCGAATACATTTTTGACCTGATGGAAAGCGTCGCTTCTGCGGCGAACGTGGAGTGGAACCTCGAGCACCTGCGCAACAAGCACGTGCTCCGCAAGCTTATCAAGATGTCGTCCGAAACCATAAAGCAGGCGATGGATGCGACATCGTCGCCGGACGAGGTCCTGCAATCTGCCGAACGTTCCGTGTTTGCGATTGCCGAAAAGCAGGTGAAGAACACGCTCCGCCCCATCGAGAAGTTCATGAGCCCGCTCCTGGAGCGCCTCACTACCCGTAGGGACGGCATGACCGGCGTGCCCACGGGCCTCAAGGACCTGGATGAACTCACGAACGGCCTGCAGAATTCGGACCTGATTATCCTGGCGGCGCGCCCCGGTGTGGGCAAGACGTCGTTCGCGCTCACGATTGCCGCGAACGCCGCCATCGATTACGGCAAGCACGTGGCGTTCTTCAGCCTCGAAATGGATGGCGTGCAGCTGGCCCAGCGCTTGCTGTGTTCCCGTTCCGGCGTCGACCAGAGTAAGCTCCGCAACAACAAGTTGAACTCGGACGAGATGAACCAGCTGGTGGCACACGTGGGGCCGATCAACCAGGCTCCGCTGTTCGTGGACGACAACGCCGACCTCGGCATCATGGAACTCATGAGCAAGGCCCGAGACCTCAAGCGCAAGGGCGAACTCGATATGCTGATTATCGACTACCTGCAGCTGATGAAGACGGGCAACGAGGAAAACCGTGCTGTGGCTATCGGTGCGATTTCGCGCGGCCTCAAGATTTTGGCGAAGGAACTGCAGATTCCGGTCATCGCGCTTGCCCAGCTCAGCCGTAAGGTCGAAGAGAAGGGCCGCGACAGGCCCCAGCTCAGTGACCTTCGCGAATCGGGCTCTATCGAACAGGATGCCGATATGGTGTGGTTCGTGGAACGCCCCTACGTGCGCACCCACAAGGAAGAAGAAAAGAACAAGGCGGAACTCATCGTGGCGAAGCACCGTAACGGTTCGGTGAGGGATATCCCGCTCACGTTCATTCCCGAATGCACTACGTTCAAGGACGGCTTCGACGATTCCGGGATGGTTGGCGGAGAGGAACAGGATTACAGCTACGGCGACGACGCCTCGTTCTCGGGCCCCTCTGACTTTGGAGGGTATTAG